The Salvelinus namaycush isolate Seneca chromosome 16, SaNama_1.0, whole genome shotgun sequence genome has a segment encoding these proteins:
- the acvrl1 gene encoding serine/threonine-protein kinase receptor R3 isoform X1, translated as MGGAAMVTVLLAGMCLWISTAHADQSSVGSPSEGPDGVTDLLCTCENKKGTCRNGTCRGDYCFYTKVHGREEKGCFQRDHYKEQCYTSFQGLYVHCCTKNLCNVNSTAPPDPVEPTSEKDSVILLVAVPLLVLLILSVAVCGLVLWLRSRRQHHRLGYREDRDVSMLKVPSGADPTYGEIFDEFCTSGSGTGLPYLVQRTMARQISLVECVGKGRYGEVWRGTWMGESVAVKIFSSRDEQSWFRETEIYNTVQLRHDNILGFIASDMTSKNSSTQLWLITHFHELGSLYDFLQYSSLDPEGCLRMCLSVACGLVHFHTEILSCQGKPAIAHRDLKSRNILVKRNGQCCIADLGLAVMHSQTSDYLDVGNNPRVGTKRYMAPEVLDETIRMDIFESYKQTDIWALGLVLWEISRRTIVNGIVEEYRPPFFDMVPSDPSFEEMKKVVCVDQQRPSLHNRLHSHPILASIAKVMKECWFQSPPARLTALRVRKTLSKLDQDHGYPTEKLKMDL; from the exons ATGGGGGGTGCTGCCATGGTCACAGTGCTGCTGGCTGGGATGTGCCTGTGGATCTCCACAGCTCATGCAG ATCAGTCATCTGTGGGATCGCCGTCAGAGG GCCCTGACGGCGTTACCGACCTGCTGTGTACATGTGAAAACAAGAAGGGGACGTGTAGGAACGGCACCTGTAGGGGTGACTACTGCTTCTACACCAAGGTGCATGGCAGAGAGGAGAAGGGCTGCTTCCAGAGGGACCACTACAAGGAACAGTGTTACACCAGCTTCCAGGGACTGTACGTCCACTGCTGCACCAAGAACCTCTGTAACGTCAACAGCACCGCTCCCCCAGACCCAG TTGAGCCTACGAGTGAGAAGGACAGCGTGATTCTGCTGGTAGCAGTCCCTCTGCTGGTGTTGCTGATCCTGTCCGTGGCTGTGTGTGGTCTGGTGCTGTGGCTACGCTCCAGACGACAGCACCACAGGCTGGGCTACAGAGAGGACCGTGACGTCTCCATGCTCAAGGTGCCCAGTGGGGCAGACCCTACCTACGGG GAAATCTTTGACGAGTTCTGTACCTCAGGCAGTGGGACTGGCCTGCCGTACCTGGTGCAGAGGACCATGGCTCGGCAGATCTCTCTGGTCGAGTGTGTCG GTAAGGGCCGGTATGGAGAGGTGTGGAGGGGCACCTGGATGGGAGAGAGTGTTGCAGTGAAGATCTTCTCCTCTAGAGATGAACAGTCCTGGTTCAGAGAGACCGAGATCTACAACACTGTGCAGCTCAGACACGACAACATCCTGG GCTTCATAGCATCTGACATGACTTCTAAGAACTCCAGCACCCAGCTGTGGCTGATCACCCACTTCCACGAGCTGGGTAGTCTCTATGACTTCCTCCAGTACAGCAGCCTGGACCCCGAGGGCTGCCTAAGGATGTGCCTGTCTGTAGCCTGCGGCTTGGTCCACTTCCACACAGAGATCCTCAGCTGCCAGGGCAAGCCTGCTATCGCCCACCGAGACCTGAAGAGCCGAAACATCCTGGTCAAGAGGAACGGACAGTGCTGCATCGCCGACCTGG GCCTGGCTGTGATGCATTCTCAGACCAGTGATTACCTGGACGTGGGGAACAACCCCAGGGTGGGTACCAAACGCTACATGGCCCCAGAGGTTCTGGATGAGACCATCCGCATGGACATCTTTGAGTCGTACAAGCAGACAGACATCTGGGCCCTGGGCCTGGTTCTCTGGGAGATTTCCAGAAGGACCATTGTCAACG GGATAGTGGAGGAGTACCGGCCGCCCTTCTTTGACATGGTGCCCTCTGACCCCAGCTTTGAGGAGATGAAGAAGGTGGTGTGTGTAGACCAGCAGAGACCCAGTCTGCACAACAGACTGCACTCGCACCcg ATCCTGGCTTCCATTGCCAAGGTAATGAAGGAGTGTTGGTTCCAGAGCCCCCCAGCCCGACTCACAGCTCTCCGTGTCAGAAAGACTCTCTCCAAGCTGGACCAGGACCATGGCTACCCCACAGAGAAACTCAAAATGGACCTGTAG
- the acvrl1 gene encoding serine/threonine-protein kinase receptor R3 isoform X2: MGGAAMVTVLLAGMCLWISTAHAGPDGVTDLLCTCENKKGTCRNGTCRGDYCFYTKVHGREEKGCFQRDHYKEQCYTSFQGLYVHCCTKNLCNVNSTAPPDPVEPTSEKDSVILLVAVPLLVLLILSVAVCGLVLWLRSRRQHHRLGYREDRDVSMLKVPSGADPTYGEIFDEFCTSGSGTGLPYLVQRTMARQISLVECVGKGRYGEVWRGTWMGESVAVKIFSSRDEQSWFRETEIYNTVQLRHDNILGFIASDMTSKNSSTQLWLITHFHELGSLYDFLQYSSLDPEGCLRMCLSVACGLVHFHTEILSCQGKPAIAHRDLKSRNILVKRNGQCCIADLGLAVMHSQTSDYLDVGNNPRVGTKRYMAPEVLDETIRMDIFESYKQTDIWALGLVLWEISRRTIVNGIVEEYRPPFFDMVPSDPSFEEMKKVVCVDQQRPSLHNRLHSHPILASIAKVMKECWFQSPPARLTALRVRKTLSKLDQDHGYPTEKLKMDL; this comes from the exons ATGGGGGGTGCTGCCATGGTCACAGTGCTGCTGGCTGGGATGTGCCTGTGGATCTCCACAGCTCATGCAG GCCCTGACGGCGTTACCGACCTGCTGTGTACATGTGAAAACAAGAAGGGGACGTGTAGGAACGGCACCTGTAGGGGTGACTACTGCTTCTACACCAAGGTGCATGGCAGAGAGGAGAAGGGCTGCTTCCAGAGGGACCACTACAAGGAACAGTGTTACACCAGCTTCCAGGGACTGTACGTCCACTGCTGCACCAAGAACCTCTGTAACGTCAACAGCACCGCTCCCCCAGACCCAG TTGAGCCTACGAGTGAGAAGGACAGCGTGATTCTGCTGGTAGCAGTCCCTCTGCTGGTGTTGCTGATCCTGTCCGTGGCTGTGTGTGGTCTGGTGCTGTGGCTACGCTCCAGACGACAGCACCACAGGCTGGGCTACAGAGAGGACCGTGACGTCTCCATGCTCAAGGTGCCCAGTGGGGCAGACCCTACCTACGGG GAAATCTTTGACGAGTTCTGTACCTCAGGCAGTGGGACTGGCCTGCCGTACCTGGTGCAGAGGACCATGGCTCGGCAGATCTCTCTGGTCGAGTGTGTCG GTAAGGGCCGGTATGGAGAGGTGTGGAGGGGCACCTGGATGGGAGAGAGTGTTGCAGTGAAGATCTTCTCCTCTAGAGATGAACAGTCCTGGTTCAGAGAGACCGAGATCTACAACACTGTGCAGCTCAGACACGACAACATCCTGG GCTTCATAGCATCTGACATGACTTCTAAGAACTCCAGCACCCAGCTGTGGCTGATCACCCACTTCCACGAGCTGGGTAGTCTCTATGACTTCCTCCAGTACAGCAGCCTGGACCCCGAGGGCTGCCTAAGGATGTGCCTGTCTGTAGCCTGCGGCTTGGTCCACTTCCACACAGAGATCCTCAGCTGCCAGGGCAAGCCTGCTATCGCCCACCGAGACCTGAAGAGCCGAAACATCCTGGTCAAGAGGAACGGACAGTGCTGCATCGCCGACCTGG GCCTGGCTGTGATGCATTCTCAGACCAGTGATTACCTGGACGTGGGGAACAACCCCAGGGTGGGTACCAAACGCTACATGGCCCCAGAGGTTCTGGATGAGACCATCCGCATGGACATCTTTGAGTCGTACAAGCAGACAGACATCTGGGCCCTGGGCCTGGTTCTCTGGGAGATTTCCAGAAGGACCATTGTCAACG GGATAGTGGAGGAGTACCGGCCGCCCTTCTTTGACATGGTGCCCTCTGACCCCAGCTTTGAGGAGATGAAGAAGGTGGTGTGTGTAGACCAGCAGAGACCCAGTCTGCACAACAGACTGCACTCGCACCcg ATCCTGGCTTCCATTGCCAAGGTAATGAAGGAGTGTTGGTTCCAGAGCCCCCCAGCCCGACTCACAGCTCTCCGTGTCAGAAAGACTCTCTCCAAGCTGGACCAGGACCATGGCTACCCCACAGAGAAACTCAAAATGGACCTGTAG